A single genomic interval of uncultured Desulfobulbus sp. harbors:
- a CDS encoding chemotaxis protein CheW: protein MSSEDDELLEAFIEEATEHLADIEGDLLAIEQEGSVIDEERVNKVFRAIHSIKGGAGFMGLHVLQDLAHAAENVLGMVRTHKLNPTPEVINGLLLASDKLKQLLADVSLSNETDISAPVAILNAIASGEQPASSFPPSEVGPAAPEAMASLPFDGEIASAGEEAAGGKPETSIRVSVGLLDQLMNLAGELVLSRNQLLQAIGSGTVHETEAVGQRIDLVTSELQGAIMLTRMQPIGNVLGKFPRVVRDLAKKLGKEVELHLVGKEVELDKTIIEAISDPLTHLVRNSVDHGIEPPGDRQVQGKPRSGTLLLKAYHAAGQVVIEINDDGRGIDGDRMAAVAVAKGLISADQAKLMSAKEKLNLILLPGFSTADRVTDVSGRGVGMDVVKTNLDQLGGTMEIESVVGRGTRIAIKLPLTLAIIPCQIIMTGDERYAIPQANLEELLRIPAIQVKERIERVGDAEVVRLRGALLPLVRLSDVLGIERTYYDEKAGCSRGDRRHNIADRRSRTSPLFDPAASAARNPEPPTERRDSDRRQSPSSAFNIVVVSTGAFRYGLIVDRLLDSEEIVIKPLGRHLQSCQGYAGATIMGDGRIALILDIADLARMARLTSLEGSRRAGELAREIQLKNQDRQALLTFRSAQEEQFAVPLSLVERVEKIHRSRIEVIGNRRVMQYRGGSLPLLSVDEVAAVLPLADQDNLLVIVFHLKGKDIGLLASGPVDAIEVSAEIDAVTLKQTGIMGSAIIGGTTTMLIDIFELVETLHPEWFEDGADCGGEDAAQVLIVDDSDFFRTQVRDYLELAGFRVVEAVDGLEAWRVLEASHETIGLVVTDIEMPNLDGFELTTRIKHSTQLSHLPVIALTTLASEEDIARGQAAGVEEYHIKLDRERLVESVCRYLRAAVAA from the coding sequence ATGAGTAGCGAAGACGACGAACTTCTCGAGGCGTTCATCGAAGAGGCAACTGAACATCTGGCCGATATCGAAGGCGACCTTCTTGCCATCGAGCAGGAGGGTTCGGTGATTGACGAGGAGCGGGTCAACAAGGTGTTCCGAGCGATCCACTCCATCAAAGGGGGGGCCGGTTTCATGGGGCTACATGTGCTCCAGGACTTGGCGCATGCGGCGGAAAACGTGCTCGGCATGGTGCGTACCCACAAGCTCAACCCCACACCGGAGGTGATCAACGGACTGCTGCTGGCCTCGGACAAGCTCAAGCAACTCCTGGCCGATGTCTCCCTGAGTAACGAAACTGATATCAGCGCCCCTGTCGCCATCTTGAATGCCATAGCCTCCGGGGAACAGCCGGCCTCCTCCTTCCCCCCCTCCGAGGTTGGACCGGCTGCACCGGAGGCTATGGCTTCCCTGCCTTTCGACGGTGAGATAGCGTCCGCAGGAGAAGAAGCCGCTGGCGGCAAGCCTGAGACCAGTATCCGGGTATCGGTGGGCCTGCTCGACCAGTTGATGAACCTGGCGGGCGAACTGGTGCTGTCGCGCAATCAACTGCTGCAGGCCATTGGCTCCGGTACGGTGCACGAGACCGAGGCGGTGGGACAACGTATCGACCTGGTGACCTCGGAGCTGCAAGGGGCGATCATGCTCACCCGGATGCAGCCCATCGGCAATGTCCTGGGCAAGTTTCCGCGGGTGGTGCGGGACCTGGCCAAAAAGCTGGGCAAGGAGGTGGAACTCCACCTGGTCGGCAAGGAGGTGGAACTGGACAAGACCATCATCGAGGCGATCAGCGATCCGCTCACCCACCTGGTACGCAACAGCGTCGACCACGGTATCGAGCCCCCAGGAGATCGGCAGGTTCAGGGCAAGCCGAGGAGCGGCACCCTGTTGCTCAAAGCCTATCATGCCGCCGGCCAGGTGGTCATCGAGATCAACGATGACGGTCGGGGAATCGACGGTGACCGGATGGCAGCCGTGGCGGTGGCCAAGGGGCTGATCTCTGCCGACCAAGCCAAGCTGATGTCGGCCAAGGAGAAGCTCAATCTCATCCTCCTGCCGGGCTTTTCCACCGCCGACCGAGTCACTGACGTCTCCGGCCGGGGCGTGGGCATGGATGTGGTCAAGACCAACCTCGACCAGCTGGGCGGCACCATGGAGATCGAATCGGTGGTCGGCCGGGGCACCCGCATCGCCATTAAGCTGCCGCTCACCCTGGCCATCATTCCCTGTCAGATCATCATGACCGGGGACGAGCGCTACGCCATCCCTCAGGCCAACCTCGAAGAACTCCTCCGCATCCCCGCCATCCAGGTCAAGGAGCGAATTGAGCGGGTGGGCGACGCCGAGGTGGTCCGGCTGAGGGGCGCCCTCCTGCCGCTGGTCCGTCTGTCCGATGTCCTGGGAATCGAGCGGACCTATTACGACGAGAAGGCGGGCTGCAGCCGCGGCGACCGCCGCCACAACATCGCCGACCGCCGCTCGCGGACCTCGCCTCTGTTCGACCCCGCAGCGTCCGCCGCCCGCAATCCTGAGCCGCCAACGGAGCGCCGGGACAGTGATCGCCGGCAGAGTCCCTCCAGCGCCTTCAACATCGTGGTGGTCTCGACCGGCGCCTTCCGTTACGGGCTCATCGTCGACCGTCTACTGGACTCGGAAGAGATCGTCATCAAGCCCCTTGGCCGCCATCTCCAGAGTTGCCAGGGCTATGCCGGCGCCACCATCATGGGTGACGGCCGCATCGCCTTGATCCTCGACATCGCCGACCTGGCCCGCATGGCCCGACTGACCTCCCTGGAGGGCTCGCGGCGGGCGGGCGAACTGGCCCGGGAGATCCAACTCAAGAATCAGGACCGTCAGGCCTTGCTCACCTTCCGCAGCGCCCAGGAAGAGCAATTCGCCGTGCCCCTGAGTCTGGTGGAGCGGGTTGAGAAGATCCACCGATCCCGGATCGAAGTCATCGGCAACCGTCGGGTGATGCAGTACCGGGGCGGCAGCCTGCCCCTGCTCAGTGTCGACGAGGTGGCCGCGGTCCTCCCCCTAGCCGACCAGGACAATCTGCTGGTCATCGTCTTCCACCTCAAGGGCAAGGACATCGGCCTGCTGGCTAGCGGCCCGGTGGATGCCATCGAGGTCTCGGCCGAGATCGACGCGGTCACCCTGAAGCAGACCGGGATCATGGGCTCGGCCATCATCGGCGGGACAACCACCATGCTGATCGATATCTTCGAGCTGGTGGAAACCCTGCACCCCGAATGGTTCGAGGATGGGGCCGACTGCGGCGGCGAGGACGCGGCCCAGGTGCTCATCGTCGACGATTCCGATTTCTTCCGTACCCAGGTGCGTGACTATCTGGAGCTGGCCGGCTTCCGGGTCGTGGAGGCGGTCGACGGCCTCGAGGCCTGGCGGGTGCTGGAGGCAAGCCACGAGACCATCGGCCTGGTGGTCACCGACATCGAGATGCCCAACCTGGACGGCTTCGAGCTGACCACAAGGATTAAACATTCAACGCAGTTAAGCCATCTGCCGGTGATCGCTCTGACCACCCTGGCCTCCGAGGAGGATATTGCCCGAGGCCAGGCCGCCGGGGTCGAAGAATACCATATCAAACTGGACCGGGAACGGCTGGTGGAGAGTGTCTGCCGTTACCTCCGGGCCGCAGTCGCCGCCTGA
- a CDS encoding chemotaxis protein CheW, which yields MTTPSLQDSRVELASFQVGEALCGMEILQIQEINKLSQLTRVPQAPADVLGILNLRGQIVTVLDLACRLGLGATEPDPLCRVIIVNSAGSKVGILVHRISDVVSVERTEKDPPPANMRGIQGRFFTGVYKREHNLIGLLDIDKVLSLDDN from the coding sequence ATGACTACACCATCCCTTCAGGACAGCCGTGTTGAACTGGCCTCCTTTCAAGTGGGCGAGGCCCTCTGCGGCATGGAGATCCTCCAAATTCAGGAGATTAACAAGCTCAGCCAACTCACCCGGGTGCCCCAGGCCCCGGCCGACGTCCTTGGCATCCTCAACCTGCGCGGCCAGATCGTTACCGTGCTCGACCTGGCTTGCCGCCTGGGATTGGGCGCAACCGAGCCGGATCCTTTGTGCCGGGTAATCATCGTTAACAGCGCTGGCAGCAAGGTTGGTATCCTCGTGCACAGGATCAGTGACGTGGTCAGCGTCGAGCGAACGGAGAAGGACCCGCCGCCCGCCAACATGCGCGGCATCCAGGGTCGTTTTTTCACCGGCGTCTACAAACGCGAGCACAACCTTATTGGCCTGCTCGACATCGACAAGGTCCTGAGTCTCGATGATAACTAA
- a CDS encoding methyl-accepting chemotaxis protein, whose amino-acid sequence MLNNLKIGTRLSCGFGVLLVLMVLVGGYSIKKIHALDDEIEILVNNRMVKLEQANQLIDNVNLVARAVRNLLLIDNDHNREALEHQRIAEASEKNTRILEEFDKTIKLEKGRDLLTKMATEIRPVYIRQLDSLLELVKGEREQEAKTLLMGDYRQIQAEYFKALYAFTDYQSEMAKNAGKEAGQGAATATRVIPMLLVAALGLSALLAFLIVRSITVPIYTCAAFMQMMAQNDFSMDVPEQFRGRRDEFGALANANQAMVNNTRQLLKDTMEGVQMVATSSNDLAAVSRQLTAAAKDTADKSGSVAAATEEVSTNMQSVSAAMEQSTSNVNMVASSTEEMTSTVGEIAQSAEKARAITEGAVTQSRLTSEKMTDLGEAARKIGRVTETITEISEQTNLLALNATIEAARAGDAGKGFAVVANEIKELARQTAEATIDIKSQIGEMQTTTSTTVEDIEKISTIIVEINSVINGIATAVEEQSAATNEIAGNIAQASQGIAEVNENVAQSTVVITDITSDIASINQQSAQVGDGSGQVQNSAQGLAQLAAELEQLVKQFKV is encoded by the coding sequence ATGTTAAACAATCTGAAGATCGGAACGCGGCTGAGCTGCGGTTTTGGCGTCCTGCTGGTGTTGATGGTGCTGGTGGGCGGCTATAGCATCAAAAAAATCCACGCTCTGGACGATGAGATAGAAATATTGGTCAATAACCGGATGGTTAAGCTCGAACAGGCCAACCAATTGATCGACAACGTCAATCTCGTGGCCCGGGCGGTGCGTAACCTCCTGCTTATTGATAATGATCACAATCGCGAGGCCCTGGAGCACCAGCGGATTGCCGAGGCATCCGAGAAGAACACTCGCATCCTGGAGGAATTCGACAAAACAATTAAGTTGGAAAAAGGGCGGGATTTGCTGACGAAGATGGCAACTGAGATCCGGCCGGTCTATATCCGCCAACTCGATAGCTTGCTTGAACTGGTCAAGGGCGAACGTGAACAGGAGGCCAAGACCCTATTGATGGGTGATTACCGCCAGATTCAGGCGGAATATTTCAAAGCCTTGTATGCATTCACGGATTATCAGTCTGAAATGGCCAAAAATGCCGGGAAGGAAGCCGGGCAGGGGGCCGCCACCGCGACGCGGGTCATTCCAATGCTCTTGGTCGCAGCCCTGGGCCTCAGCGCCCTGCTCGCCTTTCTCATCGTCCGGTCGATCACCGTGCCGATCTACACCTGCGCCGCTTTTATGCAGATGATGGCGCAAAACGATTTTTCCATGGATGTGCCGGAACAGTTTCGGGGGCGGCGTGACGAATTTGGTGCGCTTGCCAACGCCAACCAAGCCATGGTGAACAATACCCGCCAATTGCTCAAGGATACCATGGAGGGCGTGCAGATGGTTGCCACCTCCTCCAACGATCTAGCCGCCGTCTCCAGGCAGCTGACCGCTGCCGCCAAGGACACTGCCGATAAATCCGGCTCCGTGGCCGCTGCCACCGAGGAGGTGAGCACCAATATGCAGTCGGTCTCGGCCGCCATGGAGCAGTCGACAAGCAACGTCAACATGGTGGCTTCATCCACCGAAGAGATGACCTCTACCGTGGGAGAGATCGCGCAAAGCGCGGAAAAGGCGCGCGCTATTACCGAGGGTGCAGTCACGCAATCGCGGCTCACCTCGGAGAAGATGACCGACTTGGGCGAGGCGGCCCGCAAGATCGGCAGGGTGACCGAAACCATTACCGAGATTTCCGAGCAGACCAACCTACTGGCTTTGAACGCCACCATCGAGGCGGCCCGGGCCGGTGATGCGGGCAAGGGCTTTGCTGTGGTGGCCAATGAGATCAAGGAATTGGCCCGTCAGACCGCCGAGGCTACGATCGACATCAAGAGCCAAATCGGCGAGATGCAGACCACCACCTCCACCACGGTGGAGGATATCGAGAAGATCTCCACCATTATTGTGGAGATCAATAGTGTGATCAATGGCATCGCCACCGCGGTGGAAGAGCAGTCTGCAGCCACCAACGAAATTGCCGGCAATATCGCCCAGGCGTCCCAAGGCATTGCCGAAGTCAACGAAAACGTGGCCCAGAGTACGGTGGTCATTACCGATATCACCAGCGACATCGCAAGCATTAACCAGCAATCGGCCCAGGTGGGCGACGGCAGCGGCCAGGTGCAGAATAGTGCCCAGGGATTGGCCCAATTGGCAGCCGAATTGGAACAACTGGTCAAACAGTTCAAGGTCTAA